In Parabacteroides timonensis, the genomic stretch GGGTAACCATACCGAAATGTCCGATCGCAATTTTTAATCCGGGGCATTCCTGAATCACCTCTTCCAGTTCGCTGGTCTGGCTGTCGCCATCAGCCAGATCGACGGAGAGGATCATATCTTTGTTTTCCATAAAATGGAACATTTCCATCATCTCGTCACCATTCAGACAGACCCGCCCTTCCTGGAGTAAAAGGCGTTGTGCCGGAACTTTGATAGCCTTGAATCCGCGTGCAGCCAGTTCGCGTGCCTGTGCCGCATAGCCGGGACGGCGAAATTCGCAAAGGCCACAGACAAAGAAGCGATCCGGATAGCGTTTGGCGACCTCCAGCAAATAATCGTTTTGCATGCCGTCGATAAATTCTTGGGTGACGACGGCTGCCGAAACCTGTGCATAATCCATGTTCGACAGGAATATCTCTGCCGTGTTCCTGCCATCGATGATAAACGGAGGAACCATCTGCCGGATTTCACCCATAAAGAGTGAACGTCCGTTAGTGAGTGTCCGTATTGGCAATCCGTCGACTACTGTATCCTGCCTGAGCCAAAGATGGGAATGGGCATCTATAATCTTTCTGTTCATGGTATTTTCTTTAAAGGGTATTTGTTTTCTGGTCAGGAGTTCGACCAGCTGACCCGCTTCTGGTCGCCGATAATCTCCTGTACTTCACGAACCAGGTCCCAGTCGATCGGATCTTCTATATATTGGATGTTTTTCCGGACATTCTCCGGATTTGCCGAACTGAACAGGGTAGTTGCGATTCTCGGGTTACTTACTGAGTATTGCATAGCCAGTTTTTCTATCGGGTAACCTTTGGAAGCGCAGTGTTGCACTGCTTTTTGGCAGGCTTCTACCAGTGCTGCCGGTGCCGGATGCCAGTCGGGAACACCCCGTTGCGACAATAATCCCATCGAAAGGGGAGAAGCATTGATGATACCGATCTGTTTGGATTCGAAATAATCGAAATAGTCGGCCAGCTTATCGTCGTTCAGGCAGTAGTGGCAGAAATTGAGAATGGTTTCTACCGTTCTTTCGGGGACGCGGTCGATCACCCATTGCAGGTTTTCCAGTTGAAGGTCGGTAATGCCGATATGCTTCACGATTCCTTTTTCACGTAAATCCACCAATGCCGGCAATGTTTCGTTCACTACCTGGTTGAGGTCGGCAAATTCGATATCGTGTACATTGATCAGGTCGATGTAATCCAGATGCAGCCGTTCCATGCTTTCATACACACTTTCGGTAGCCCGTTTGCCGGAATAGTCCCAGGTATTAACGCCGTTTTTTCCGTAGCGGCCGACTTTTGTTGAAAGCATAAAAGCGTCGCGGGGAATTTCTTTCAGTGCCTTTCCCAATACCGTTTCCGCCTTGTAATGTCCGTAGTAAGGGGAAACGTCGATAAAGTTCATCCCGTTTTCGACGGCAGTAAATACAGCCTGGATGCTTTCCGCTTCCCGTGTTTCATGAAAGACACTGCCCAACGAAGAGGCTCCAAAGCTCAGAACGGATACTTTCATCCCTGTTTTTCCACAATATGAGTAGTTCATGGTATGTGTGATTTGAGTTGTCGATTGCTCAAATGTATAGCTTTTATGTTTTGATTATAACCACTTTGTGCTGAAAAATCTACGCAAAGGTTTGCGTTGTTGATGTGATAATTAGAAGAAGGTAAATGATCCGATTCTACCGGAAATAAGTATATTTGCCGGAAGTAATCGGAATTGTAATGCCTAAGAAAAGACACATATCGCTGAAAGACCTGGCCAAAGAACTGGGTGTTTCCGTTTCTACCGTATCGCGTGCACTGAACGACAGCTACGAGATCAGTCCCGAAATGCGGGAACGGGTGAAGGCGCTTGCCGAAGAATGGAATTACCGGCCGAACCCGTTTGCGCTGAGTCTGTTGAAAAATACACCGCGTATTATTGGCATCATCGTGCCGGATATCGTTACTCATTTCTATTCATCGATTATCAGCGGTATCAATGACGTGGCGCGTAAGAACGAGTATTCCGTTATTATCACTTCTTCCTATGAGCAGTATGAACAGGAACTGCATTGTGTGGAAGACCTGGTAAACATGCGGGTGGAGGGTATATTGGCCTGCCTGTTACAGGAAACGACCGATTATTCCCATTTCCTTTCTTTGGAGGATATGGATATTCCGTTGGTCTTTTTCGACCGTGTCTGCCTGACGGGTACGATCCCTTCGGTGGTGGCCGATAATAAGGAGTCGGCCCGGGTGGCTACCAGGCATCTGTTGGAGACGGGGTCGAAACGGGTGGCTTTCCTGGGTGGTTCGGATCATTTGGCGATCGTGCAGCAACGTCGTGACGGATATATGGAAGCATTGAAAGAGGAAGGTTTGCCAGTCGTAGAAGAGTTGATTGTCTGTAAGAAGATGACCTATGAAGAGGGGCGGGAAGGTTGTTGCCGGTTGCTCTCATTGCCGGAACCGCCGGATGCCATCCTGGCAATGAATGACACACTGGCTTTTGCTGCAATGAAGGAAATCAAAAAGTATCAGTTCCGCATCCCTGCCGATATTGCCCTGATCGGTTATACTGACGAGCTTCATTCCAATTATGTGGAACCAGCCCTGACTGCTGTCACTCATCAGACCTATAAGATGGGAGAGGAATGCTGCAATTTACTCCTCAAGCAGATAAAGAAACGGGAGAAGCCCCGGCAGATCGTCGTACCTACTCATTTATCGGTGCGTGAAACTTCCCGAAAAAGATAATCTACCTTAAATAGATTTATTATTAAATATAAATTACGATGTATTCGCACACACAATATGCTTTGTAATTAAAAAAAATGATATATATTTGCCACAAATCATGAAAAACCAGTAAGAAATGAGCACATTAGGCAATGTGGGTCAGAAAATGACCCAGTACAGATGGACAATCTGTGCGATGTTGTTTTTCGCAACGACAGTAAATTATCTCGACCGTCAGGTCTTATCACTAACCTGGGACGAATTTATCAAACCCGAATTCCATTGGAACGAATCTCATTATGGAACGATCACATCTGTATTTTCTATTGTATATGCTATTTGTATGTTGTTCGCCGGTCGTTTTATCGACTGGATGGGAACAAAAAAAGGATATCTTTGGGCGATCGGTGTCTGGTCGGTAGGTGCCTGTATGCATGCCGGTTGCGGTATCGTAACAGAACATTATGTCGGGATGAACAGTGCTGCCGAACTGATCGCTGCAACGGGGGATGTGGTGGTGGTTCTGGCTACCGTCAGTATGTATTGCTTCCTGGTTGCCCGCTGTGTATTGGCATTGGGTGAAGCCGGAAACTTCCCGGCGGCTATCAAGGTGACAGCCGAATATTTCCCGAAGAAAGACCGCGCTTATGCTACTTCTATATTTAATGCTGGTGCTTCTATCGGTGCCTTGATTGCTCCGTTATCTATTCCGCCGTTGGCTAAATGGCTGGGTTGGGAAATGGCTTTTATCGTGATCGGTGCGCTCGGTTTTATATGGATGGGAATGTGGGTATTCATGTACACTACTCCTAATAAAAGTAAGCATGTAAATGCTGCCGAGTTGGCCTATATTGAACAGGACAAGGATGAAGATGGCGGTATCGTAAAAACAGAAGAAGAAGAGAAGAAAATCGGATTCTTGCAATGTTTCAGTTATAAGCAGACCTGGTCGTTCATTGCCGGTAAATTCATGACGGACGGTGTATGGTGGTTCTTCCTTTTCTGGACACCTTCTTATCTGAATACGCAGTTCGGTATTAAAACGTCTGATCCCTTGGGAATGGCTTTGATCTTTACCTTATATGCAATTACGATGCTCTCTATTTACGGAGGTAAACTTCCGACAATATTTATCAACCGTACCGGAATGAATCCGTATGCCGCCCGTATGAAAGCGATGTTGATCTTTGCCTTTTTCCCATTGGTGGTATTGTTGGCACAGCCGTTAGGTACTATTTCTCCCTGGTTCCCGGTTATTTTGATCGGTATCGGTGGTGCAGCCCACCAGTCCTGGTCGGCTAATATTTTCTCTACAGTAGGTGATATGTTCCCGAAATCAGCGATTGCAAGTATTACTGGCATCGGTGGTATGGCAGGTGGTGTCGGTTCGATGATCCTGCAAAAGGTGGCCGGTAACCTGTTTGTTTACGCCGATGAAACTCATATGACCTTTATGGGGTTTGAAGGTAAACCGGCCGGATATTTCATTATCTTCTGTGTATGCTCTGTCGCTTATCTGATCGGATGGGTGATCATGAAAACATTGGTTCCGAAGTATAAAGTAATTACACTTGAATAAAACAAATAGCAGCCCCGCTGCTATTATCTCAATGCAGGGAGTTGTTCCCTGCATTGTGTTGTATATTTACTTTTATCCATTTTGGTTGCCGATAATTATCGACAAGCAATTATGTCGGCAGGAAGCCAGAGTAACATCACATTGTTTTTACAGGAATGCAGCTGCTTTGCTAAAGATATGGTTGAATGCCTGATTTACGAGTGTTTGATCTGCTTTTGACCGAAACGGAAAAGGTATCTGATGAGAATACTGGAATGGGAAATCAATTTCCTCTAGTACCTTGTCAGATGCTTTCCCTATTGCCTGGATTACTCCATTTGTAGGCATCACGATATCTTTCTTTAATGAGATGGCTTTGATCTGGTTGCAGGCTCGCTGAAAGAACGATTCCCGGTAATCTTGTAATACATCCGGACGTATCATCGCTTTGAAGGCCTGTTCCAGAAAATCGTTTTTGAAAGATGTCGGTAACGAACGATTCTCTAAAAAGTCATGACGATAAAAGCGTTGCAGGCTGTCAAATGCTTCCTGATCCATAATATCGCGTGCGCTTCCGTTCATCTGGCTGAAGATCGAACCGCCGCAAAACATAAACAGGCGGGTGTCGCTGAACAACTTCTCTGGATTACTCAACAGTAATACCTGAGACAGCAACGCACCGATTGGATAGGCGAACAGGTTGATGGAAGTGTCTTCTTTAAATAAGGGGTGTTTCCCATCCTTTATTTCATGTACCAGTTGCCAAAGATTATAGACCGATTCGCGACCGGAGGCATAAAAGCGTAACGGGTTGATAGACAAACGGCTGCTTAATGCCACATTGGCGAAGGTGGAGTTGGCCAGATCATTGATCTTTAGTTTACGTTGTCCAACCCAGGGTAAGACGGCCCGTGGATTACACCAGCTACCCGGGGTACGGTTCATATGGAAAGCGATAGGGAAAAGTATGACCGGCTTTCCGGTAGTCTCCGCCAGATATTCAGCCCAAGTCAGGTATTTTTCCCAGGTACGTTCATTCAGACCATGCAGGAGAATGATCGCCTTATCCCGTTTCTCTTTTCCGGAGGGTGCGAATATGGTATAATTGAATGTTTTATTTTCTTGGATGTGGTCGTCGGTAACGGCACAGAAGTCTGTCGTTGCAAGTTCCCTTTGGAATTCGTCAATTTCGCTGGCAGCTATCGTTTGTGTGAAACGAAAGGGGATTATATCCAAACGACTTTCTTTCAGGCAGGCCTTTTTATCGTACGAGAAAAGGCTGTAAAGTTGTTGTGTGCGAAGTGAAATATCCATAACGTTTTATTTTTTACTGCAAACAAACACTATAAAAACAACTCCGCCAAATAAATGGTTTTAGTGACTATCAGAAGGGGTAGAAAGTCGAATATAGGGGCGAATTTCTTATATGTGGGGCGAATATATCAGGATTTATAGTACATTTGTTATCAAATAAGAGGCAAAAATATGGGAATGTTAGGTTATAAAATCCCCGCATATATTTATGGGAAATCGAATATCGTTCGTCTGATCCTGCTGACGGCACTTTTTGCTTTAGTGTTTATAAATATCTATAAGCCGTTCAGTTCTTCCAGTTGGTATTCGGTTTCGGAGTTTAAGTTTTTTGTTTTTTCAAGTCTGATCATTCTGACAGGAGTGTTGGTTGTCGTTATCAGCCGGATTGTGATGTATTACTGGGGACGTAAGCATGAGATTACGATCGGAGGATATGCGTTGTGGATACTGTTGGAGATTTTTTTTATGTCATTGTTTTATACGATTTATACGCTGGTACTTAATCCGGAGCGGGAATATCTGAGTGCTTTTAAGGAATCGTCTATAAATACGAGTCTGGTATTATTATTGCCTTATTCCGTCTTACACCTGTATTTCTCTTATCAGGAGAAAGAACGTCAGTTACGTTTATTGGAAGAAGACAGGGCAGAGGCGGCAAATAAGCTGTCCGTGTTTTCTTTTTATGATGAGAAGCATGAGTTACGTCTATCGGTAAAACGGAGTAATCTTTTATATATAGAATCTGCCGATAATTATGTTTGTATCTGGTATCTTAATAAAGGAGTGTTGACCAAATTTATGCTGCGTAATTCTTTGAAAGCTATCGAGGAAAGTTTAGCTGAGACGAATGTATTACGCTGTCATCGTTCATATATGGTCAATTTTGACCAGGTAAAGGTAATCCGTCGCGAAAAAGATGGTGTTTATTTGGAATTAGGTATAGAAAAGGTTCCAGATATTCCAATCTCAAAAACATATAGTGAGAAAGTAACACATTGGTTTATGACCTATTCGTCATGAATAATGAACCAATGGAGCCGACCTTGTAGAAGTCGACTCCATTGGTTCACATTTGATAAATACTGAATCCTTATTTCGTTATTACCGAAAACTCTCCAATCCCAGCCTGTGCTTGATTATCTATGATCCGTGTTGCCACAAAACGTATTTTATCCCCTTTTACAGCAGGGAAGCGGATTTCTTGTTCGATTGGATTATGCTTGATGTTGGAGAATTCTCCTTCTGTAACCTTCTTGTTGTTGACGTACAATTGATAGTTTGAAACATGTCCGCCTGCATCACGTCCCTGATTCGGTACGTACCGGAATCCGGAAATTGTTACTTCACTTGCCAATTGTATTTCAATTTCTTGCTTCCCTTTCGGTAAATAGAAGGTGGTATATCCGTTTCCATCGAACATAACCGATGTTTTTTCGTCTTTCGGATAAACGACCGTGTAGTCAGATGCCGGAATATCCAATTCTTTTGTCGATACAGGACTGCTTTTATCGAATGTGCGGTCGTATGAAATTGCTTTGATCGTTCCTCTCTGTGCAAAAGTAAAGGGTTCCGTATAACGGGGAGAATCTTTTGTCGGTTCCGTACCGTCGGTTGTATAATGAAGTTCCGAGCCTTTATCTTCTACCTGAATAGTAACCACATTTTTCAGATCACGACGGATGGCCGGTTCAGTCAATAAAGCAGGAGCAAGGAAGGCTTCTACATTATTAATACACAGCGGGCCGCGTGCCTCTTCGAAATTGATCCGTATCTTATCGGCTTTTACCGTCTGGAAACGAACGATACGTTTGTAACCTACAGTAGTGGTTGAGTCGGCAGCTTCGATTGGTGTCCATTGTCCGTCTTTTTCTGTCTCGATCGTAAAGGATTTTACGCGTTGGCCTAAAGGTATATATTCCTGTATCATCAGACGGTTTACATCTGTCGGTTTCTTAAATGTGAATGTAAGTGTTCCGTTTGTTACTCCGTCTTCTGTAGCCCAATAAGAATCCCAATCTCCGTCATTGACTTTAGCAGCCTTGAACTGACCGCCACGGGAGTTACTGGCTTCAACGGCAGTACCTTTCAAAAGATCTGTTTTCAAGTCGTTTCGTATTGTTTGATACCATTCGACAGCGCGGATAGAGTCGGTCGGACTAATCTGGCCGTTCAGGGCAACGGGGAAGTTTAATAGGAAGTTCGCATTGTGTCCGACACTACGGTAATATAAATCCACCAGATGGGATAATGATTTGACCTGGTGGTCTTCACGTGCATGATAGAACCAACCCGGACGAATGGAAACATCGCATTCGCCACCCAGCCATTGGTCGCCGTCTTCCAGTCCCCACTGGCTCTGGCGGTAATGAACACCCTCTTTCTTGGTGAACATACTCCATTGCGTATCTCCGGCCCAGCCTTCTTCATTGCCAATCCAGCGGATAGTTGGTTCGGTTCCTCCGAAAATCATAACGGATGGATTATATTTTTTGATTGTATCGACAGCAGCTTCGTATTTGTAGTAAGTGTTAGGATCGATAGAGCGGGATTCGTTAGCTCCGCCATACCACCCGTTTCCTCCGTTGGCTCCGTCGAACCAATATTCAAATAGAGGGCCATAATTGCAAACCAGTTCGTGAAGCTGAGCATGGAATTTCTCTACATATCCGGGTTGTCCGTAATTTGCACTGTTACGATCCCAGGGAGAGAGGTAGATACCGAATTTCAAACCATATTTATGACAGGCATCCGATAGCTCTTTTACCATATCTCCTTTTCCGTCTTCCCAGGGAGAGTTTTTGACACTGTATTCTGTTGTTGCGGTCGGCCACAGGCAGAAACCATCGTGATGCTTGGCGGTGAGGATTACTCCTTTGAGTCCGGCAGCCTGGATGGTACGAACCCATTGGTCACAATCCAGATTCGTCGGGTTGAAGGTGGAGGCGGGAGTGTCTCCGTACCCCCATTCGAGATCATTAAACGTATTCAAACCAAAATGGACGAAGGCGTAAGTTTCCATTTTGTGCCATTCGACCTGTTCAGGTGTCGGGATAGGATAAATTGGATCTGGTGCTTTTGTCTCTTCACAGGAGAATAAAGTGCTAAGACCTAATCCCAGGAGGAGAAGATAATTTGAGTTTTTCATCATAATAAATGTTATTGTTTAGGCTTCAAAGGTACGAAAAATATGCTTTGCATAACAAAGCTCTTCCCGTTTAGACTTTTTTAGTTATTGTATTACAGGATAAAGGGAGTCCGGTTATATACTTGGCGTCTTTTATACAATATCTACTTTCTTATTGTATAAAATACATATATATTACCTCTATACATCTAGAAATCTGGAGTATAAAACTACTGCTAAGTTTGTTTCTTTACTTTCGAATTCATATATTTGGGCGTCAGATAACTATACTATTTATTTTAAATACCATGAAAAGAAGAGATTTCTTAACAAACACAGCTTTGCTGGGTGCCGGAATACCGCTGGGTATGTCGTCGGCTGTAATGACCTCGTGTACACAACAACAAGATGCAGGTAAAGCTGTGAAAAATTATTCTCCGGAAGAATTGGGCATGTTTTCTTTCGTAGACGTAGCTCCTGATGGTAAACCATTGAAAGCAGCATTGGTCGGTTGTGGCGATCGTGGAACCGGAGCTGCAACACAGTTCCTTAAATCCGGTCCGAATGTATCTATTATCGCATTGGCCGATCTATTCCCCGACCGAATGGCTACTTGCCGGAAAGTATTATCGGAACAGTTTAAAAATGAAGTGCCTGATGCCAACTGCTTCTTTGGCTTTGATGCATATCAGAAGGTGTTGGCAATGAATGATATTGATGTTGTTCTGCTTTGTACACCGACACATTTCCGTCCGGAACAGTTCAAAGCGGCAGTGGAAGCAGGTAAACATATTTTTATGGAAAAACCTTGCGCTGTCGATCCTACTGGTATCCGTACGGTAATTGCTGCGGCGAAAGTAGCTACTTCCAAAGGACTGACTGTTGTAACGGGTAATCAGCGTCGTCATCGTAAGGATTATTGGGAAGCTTATGTTCAGGTAAAGAACGGGTTGATAGGTGATATAGTATCAACTTCTGCTCATTGGGATCAGGGTGCCTGGTGGAATAAACGGAAACGGCCCGAGTGGAGCGATATGGAATATTGTATTCGAAACTGGTTTAATATCAAATGGTTAAGTGGTGATCACCTGCTGGACCAGGCAATCCATAATATTGATGTTGTAACTTGGTTCATGGAAGACCGCCCGGTTCGTGCAGTTGGTTTCGGAGGTCGTGCTCAACGTCTGACCGGAGATATTTATGACTTTTTTAGCGTAGACTATTATTATAATAATAACAAACGGATGTTGGCTACTGCCCGTCAGATCGATGGTTGCGATGGGAATGTGTCTGAACAAGTTTATGGAACCAAAGGGGTCGCTCAGTTAAATGACAGAGGAGAGATCAAAATTGTAGATTATAATGGAAATACGCTTTGGGAA encodes the following:
- a CDS encoding DUF6051 family protein produces the protein MDISLRTQQLYSLFSYDKKACLKESRLDIIPFRFTQTIAASEIDEFQRELATTDFCAVTDDHIQENKTFNYTIFAPSGKEKRDKAIILLHGLNERTWEKYLTWAEYLAETTGKPVILFPIAFHMNRTPGSWCNPRAVLPWVGQRKLKINDLANSTFANVALSSRLSINPLRFYASGRESVYNLWQLVHEIKDGKHPLFKEDTSINLFAYPIGALLSQVLLLSNPEKLFSDTRLFMFCGGSIFSQMNGSARDIMDQEAFDSLQRFYRHDFLENRSLPTSFKNDFLEQAFKAMIRPDVLQDYRESFFQRACNQIKAISLKKDIVMPTNGVIQAIGKASDKVLEEIDFPFQYSHQIPFPFRSKADQTLVNQAFNHIFSKAAAFL
- a CDS encoding alpha-L-fucosidase — protein: MKNSNYLLLLGLGLSTLFSCEETKAPDPIYPIPTPEQVEWHKMETYAFVHFGLNTFNDLEWGYGDTPASTFNPTNLDCDQWVRTIQAAGLKGVILTAKHHDGFCLWPTATTEYSVKNSPWEDGKGDMVKELSDACHKYGLKFGIYLSPWDRNSANYGQPGYVEKFHAQLHELVCNYGPLFEYWFDGANGGNGWYGGANESRSIDPNTYYKYEAAVDTIKKYNPSVMIFGGTEPTIRWIGNEEGWAGDTQWSMFTKKEGVHYRQSQWGLEDGDQWLGGECDVSIRPGWFYHAREDHQVKSLSHLVDLYYRSVGHNANFLLNFPVALNGQISPTDSIRAVEWYQTIRNDLKTDLLKGTAVEASNSRGGQFKAAKVNDGDWDSYWATEDGVTNGTLTFTFKKPTDVNRLMIQEYIPLGQRVKSFTIETEKDGQWTPIEAADSTTTVGYKRIVRFQTVKADKIRINFEEARGPLCINNVEAFLAPALLTEPAIRRDLKNVVTIQVEDKGSELHYTTDGTEPTKDSPRYTEPFTFAQRGTIKAISYDRTFDKSSPVSTKELDIPASDYTVVYPKDEKTSVMFDGNGYTTFYLPKGKQEIEIQLASEVTISGFRYVPNQGRDAGGHVSNYQLYVNNKKVTEGEFSNIKHNPIEQEIRFPAVKGDKIRFVATRIIDNQAQAGIGEFSVITK
- a CDS encoding aldo/keto reductase produces the protein MNYSYCGKTGMKVSVLSFGASSLGSVFHETREAESIQAVFTAVENGMNFIDVSPYYGHYKAETVLGKALKEIPRDAFMLSTKVGRYGKNGVNTWDYSGKRATESVYESMERLHLDYIDLINVHDIEFADLNQVVNETLPALVDLREKGIVKHIGITDLQLENLQWVIDRVPERTVETILNFCHYCLNDDKLADYFDYFESKQIGIINASPLSMGLLSQRGVPDWHPAPAALVEACQKAVQHCASKGYPIEKLAMQYSVSNPRIATTLFSSANPENVRKNIQYIEDPIDWDLVREVQEIIGDQKRVSWSNS
- a CDS encoding MFS transporter yields the protein MSTLGNVGQKMTQYRWTICAMLFFATTVNYLDRQVLSLTWDEFIKPEFHWNESHYGTITSVFSIVYAICMLFAGRFIDWMGTKKGYLWAIGVWSVGACMHAGCGIVTEHYVGMNSAAELIAATGDVVVVLATVSMYCFLVARCVLALGEAGNFPAAIKVTAEYFPKKDRAYATSIFNAGASIGALIAPLSIPPLAKWLGWEMAFIVIGALGFIWMGMWVFMYTTPNKSKHVNAAELAYIEQDKDEDGGIVKTEEEEKKIGFLQCFSYKQTWSFIAGKFMTDGVWWFFLFWTPSYLNTQFGIKTSDPLGMALIFTLYAITMLSIYGGKLPTIFINRTGMNPYAARMKAMLIFAFFPLVVLLAQPLGTISPWFPVILIGIGGAAHQSWSANIFSTVGDMFPKSAIASITGIGGMAGGVGSMILQKVAGNLFVYADETHMTFMGFEGKPAGYFIIFCVCSVAYLIGWVIMKTLVPKYKVITLE
- a CDS encoding LytR/AlgR family response regulator transcription factor — its product is MLGYKIPAYIYGKSNIVRLILLTALFALVFINIYKPFSSSSWYSVSEFKFFVFSSLIILTGVLVVVISRIVMYYWGRKHEITIGGYALWILLEIFFMSLFYTIYTLVLNPEREYLSAFKESSINTSLVLLLPYSVLHLYFSYQEKERQLRLLEEDRAEAANKLSVFSFYDEKHELRLSVKRSNLLYIESADNYVCIWYLNKGVLTKFMLRNSLKAIEESLAETNVLRCHRSYMVNFDQVKVIRREKDGVYLELGIEKVPDIPISKTYSEKVTHWFMTYSS
- a CDS encoding amidohydrolase family protein; the protein is MNRKIIDAHSHLWLRQDTVVDGLPIRTLTNGRSLFMGEIRQMVPPFIIDGRNTAEIFLSNMDYAQVSAAVVTQEFIDGMQNDYLLEVAKRYPDRFFVCGLCEFRRPGYAAQARELAARGFKAIKVPAQRLLLQEGRVCLNGDEMMEMFHFMENKDMILSVDLADGDSQTSELEEVIQECPGLKIAIGHFGMVTRPNWLAQISLARYPNVRIESGGITWLFNDEFYPFPGAVKAIREAADRVGMEKLMWGSDYPRTITAITYRMSYDFILKTEELTEQEKDLFLGENAATFYGFKKLIELPYIKNMSE
- a CDS encoding Gfo/Idh/MocA family protein, whose product is MKRRDFLTNTALLGAGIPLGMSSAVMTSCTQQQDAGKAVKNYSPEELGMFSFVDVAPDGKPLKAALVGCGDRGTGAATQFLKSGPNVSIIALADLFPDRMATCRKVLSEQFKNEVPDANCFFGFDAYQKVLAMNDIDVVLLCTPTHFRPEQFKAAVEAGKHIFMEKPCAVDPTGIRTVIAAAKVATSKGLTVVTGNQRRHRKDYWEAYVQVKNGLIGDIVSTSAHWDQGAWWNKRKRPEWSDMEYCIRNWFNIKWLSGDHLLDQAIHNIDVVTWFMEDRPVRAVGFGGRAQRLTGDIYDFFSVDYYYNNNKRMLATARQIDGCDGNVSEQVYGTKGVAQLNDRGEIKIVDYNGNTLWEYDYQNKPVKNPYDQEHVHLVESIRLDKKINQAEALAYSTQVAILGREAAYTGKPITWDEIMASTLRYGPEKYEMGSLPDYKEGEAPKPGKAPDAPVM
- a CDS encoding LacI family DNA-binding transcriptional regulator; its protein translation is MPKKRHISLKDLAKELGVSVSTVSRALNDSYEISPEMRERVKALAEEWNYRPNPFALSLLKNTPRIIGIIVPDIVTHFYSSIISGINDVARKNEYSVIITSSYEQYEQELHCVEDLVNMRVEGILACLLQETTDYSHFLSLEDMDIPLVFFDRVCLTGTIPSVVADNKESARVATRHLLETGSKRVAFLGGSDHLAIVQQRRDGYMEALKEEGLPVVEELIVCKKMTYEEGREGCCRLLSLPEPPDAILAMNDTLAFAAMKEIKKYQFRIPADIALIGYTDELHSNYVEPALTAVTHQTYKMGEECCNLLLKQIKKREKPRQIVVPTHLSVRETSRKR